One window of Microbacterium sp. Root61 genomic DNA carries:
- a CDS encoding SDR family oxidoreductase, with protein MSQTLPPASLAGRTALVTGSSRGIGADTVRYFAEAGANVVINFRNKAPRAQKLATELEGLGVQALVVGADLTDPASVQEMFSEVERTFGSLDILVLNASGGMEGGMAEDYALQLNRDAQVRVLETALPLLGDDARVVFVTSHQAHFIRTTPTMPEYEPVARSKRAGEDALRELIPMLQERGIGFVVVSGDMIEGTITATLLERANPGAIADRRESAGKLYNVSEFAAEVARAAIDPIPADNTRLVGDTSSFQGE; from the coding sequence GTGTCCCAGACCCTCCCACCCGCGTCCCTCGCCGGCCGCACCGCACTCGTGACCGGCTCGTCGCGCGGCATCGGCGCCGACACGGTCCGATACTTCGCCGAAGCCGGTGCGAACGTCGTCATCAACTTCCGCAACAAGGCGCCGCGCGCGCAGAAGCTCGCCACCGAGCTGGAGGGCCTCGGAGTGCAGGCGCTCGTCGTCGGCGCCGACCTGACAGACCCCGCGTCGGTGCAGGAGATGTTCTCCGAAGTGGAGCGCACGTTCGGCTCGCTCGACATCCTCGTCCTCAACGCGTCCGGCGGCATGGAAGGCGGGATGGCCGAGGACTACGCCCTCCAGCTGAACCGCGATGCGCAGGTGCGCGTGCTCGAGACCGCCCTGCCGCTGCTGGGCGACGACGCCCGAGTCGTGTTCGTGACGAGCCACCAGGCGCACTTCATCCGCACCACCCCGACCATGCCCGAGTACGAGCCGGTCGCACGTTCCAAGCGTGCCGGCGAGGACGCGCTGCGTGAGCTCATCCCGATGCTCCAGGAGCGCGGTATCGGCTTCGTCGTCGTCTCCGGCGACATGATCGAGGGCACCATCACCGCGACTCTGCTCGAGCGCGCCAACCCCGGCGCGATCGCGGACCGCCGCGAGTCGGCCGGCAAGCTCTACAACGTGAGCGAGTTCGCCGCAGAGGTGGCGCGCGCCGCGATCGACCCGATCCCCGCGGACAACACGCGTCTGGTCGGGGACACGAGCTCGTTCCAGGGGGAGTGA
- a CDS encoding DUF885 domain-containing protein has protein sequence MTDASRTPSQVDTIADAWVDTLAELSPMLATYIGRSEYNDRFGDYSPAGAERLAEAARSTLAALDAAVPADEIDRITKEDLSRDLRLELELLDANWHLRDLNVIASPAQELRSVFDLMPTATTDDWSVIATRLKALPGAIDGYVETLREGIAKGVVPARRQVLEVVTQIARYTGDSGYFATFAGDAAPAEGQLPASLARDLSDNANAARVAYDQLASFLGTELAAAAVEKDAVGRELYALQSQRFLGATIDLDETYEWGVEELARMVAEQESIANEIKAGASVEEAVAFLEGDSSRKLHGTDALQKWMQATSDRAIEELGRSHFDIPEPIRKLECMIAPTNEGGIYYTGPTDDFSRPGRMWWSVPEGVNEFDTWRELTTVYHEGVPGHHLQIAQAVYNRAELNSWRRLLAGTSGHAEGWALYAERLMQDLGFLEDPADRLGMLDGQRMRAARVVLDIGVHLEKPRLDGAGTWDADYALEFMLRNVNMPPEFVRFEVNRYLGWPGQAPSYKVGQRIWEQVRDDYRALKGDAFSMKDFHKRALDMGGVGLDTLRTALLQG, from the coding sequence ATGACTGATGCATCCCGCACCCCTTCGCAGGTCGACACGATCGCCGACGCGTGGGTGGACACCCTGGCAGAACTGTCGCCGATGCTGGCGACCTACATCGGACGCTCCGAGTACAACGACCGGTTCGGCGACTATTCGCCCGCCGGAGCCGAGCGCCTCGCTGAAGCGGCGCGCAGCACGCTCGCCGCGCTCGACGCGGCCGTGCCCGCCGACGAAATCGACCGGATCACGAAGGAAGACCTTTCCCGCGACCTGCGCCTCGAGCTCGAGCTGCTCGACGCGAACTGGCACCTGCGCGACCTGAATGTGATCGCATCGCCGGCGCAGGAGCTGCGGTCGGTCTTCGATCTGATGCCCACGGCGACCACCGACGACTGGAGCGTCATCGCGACCCGTCTGAAGGCGCTCCCGGGCGCGATCGACGGTTACGTCGAGACGCTGCGCGAAGGCATCGCGAAGGGCGTCGTCCCGGCCCGCCGCCAGGTGCTCGAGGTCGTGACCCAGATCGCGCGCTACACCGGCGACAGCGGATACTTCGCCACGTTCGCCGGCGACGCCGCCCCGGCGGAGGGCCAGCTTCCGGCATCCCTCGCTCGCGACCTGTCCGACAACGCGAACGCGGCTCGCGTCGCCTACGACCAGCTGGCGAGCTTCCTCGGCACCGAGCTGGCCGCGGCGGCCGTGGAGAAGGACGCCGTCGGTCGCGAGCTTTACGCGCTGCAGTCGCAGCGGTTCCTCGGCGCCACGATCGACCTGGACGAGACGTACGAGTGGGGCGTGGAGGAGCTCGCACGCATGGTCGCCGAGCAGGAGTCCATCGCCAATGAGATCAAGGCCGGCGCCTCGGTCGAAGAGGCCGTTGCGTTCCTCGAGGGGGATTCCTCGCGCAAGCTGCACGGCACCGACGCGCTGCAGAAGTGGATGCAGGCCACGAGCGACCGTGCGATCGAAGAGCTCGGACGATCGCACTTCGACATCCCTGAGCCGATCCGCAAGCTCGAGTGCATGATCGCGCCGACCAACGAGGGCGGCATCTACTACACCGGCCCGACCGACGACTTCTCGCGTCCCGGCCGCATGTGGTGGTCGGTGCCCGAGGGCGTCAACGAGTTCGACACCTGGCGTGAGCTGACCACGGTCTACCACGAGGGCGTTCCTGGCCACCACCTGCAGATCGCGCAGGCCGTCTACAACCGCGCGGAGCTGAACTCGTGGCGCCGCCTGCTCGCCGGCACCTCGGGCCATGCTGAAGGCTGGGCGCTGTACGCCGAGCGTCTCATGCAGGACCTCGGCTTCCTCGAGGACCCAGCGGACCGACTCGGGATGCTGGACGGTCAGCGCATGCGCGCCGCCCGTGTCGTCCTGGACATCGGTGTGCACCTGGAGAAGCCGCGCCTCGACGGCGCCGGAACGTGGGATGCGGACTACGCGTTGGAGTTCATGCTGCGCAACGTCAACATGCCGCCCGAGTTCGTGCGCTTCGAGGTCAACCGCTACCTCGGATGGCCGGGACAGGCCCCGTCGTACAAGGTCGGTCAGCGCATCTGGGAGCAGGTCCGCGACGACTACCGTGCGCTCAAGGGGGATGCCTTCTCGATGAAGGACTTCCACAAGCGCGCACTCGACATGGGCGGCGTCGGCCTCGACACGCTGCGCACCGCGCTGCTGCAGGGCTGA
- a CDS encoding S9 family peptidase — MRAQDIEKLVSVGRPVIAPDGSFTVFAASRPDLAANRAVGQLWRIDLPDGAPRRLTRGTADASPRLSPDGRRLAFVRGDAKGVAQIFVVDAGGGEPVQVTEAPLGVSDVTWSPDGESLAFTARVPEKGRYGSVEGLEASAESPRHITGIRWHSNGLGYTQDRPAHLFIVPAPATDSEPAYEPAAAVRPEGVEAPRKKLVPAAATQLTEGTASHFGAVFTGDGAELLTVVDEIERDRRDLRSRLVAVSADGSGQREVLGREANLTLNDLFITADGTIAVLGDDVGADGIDFIAPGVSLWLLEDTGPRRLTDPDTIDLGEVGSHIGEVGEDFLVQDRSRGRVRLLRITRTGEITELIGGDVEVNGHAAAGQRIVASVSLPASYGELVLVDGGAMRTLTAFGAGAEASGVAAPQELTVQGRDGYPVHGWVARPAGEGPHPVILQIHGGPYATYGIHLFDETQVLVDAGYAVVYCNPRGSAGYGRAHGRSIRQAMGTVDFADVIDFLDGAIAADPALDGAHVGVQGGSYGGYLTAWVIAHDHRFAGAIVERGFLDPISFQGTSDIGSFFGDEYVGTDAAAIARQSPMAVVDQVTTPTFVIHSELDFRCPLEQATRYYMGLKRAGTEAEMLVFPGENHELTRGGQPRHRVERFDAILDWWKRKLPVGG; from the coding sequence GTGCGCGCACAGGACATCGAAAAGCTCGTCTCCGTCGGTCGGCCGGTCATCGCCCCGGACGGCTCGTTCACCGTGTTCGCGGCGTCTCGTCCCGATCTCGCTGCCAACCGTGCGGTGGGACAGCTGTGGCGCATCGACCTGCCGGACGGTGCGCCGCGTCGACTGACACGTGGAACAGCGGATGCCTCGCCCCGACTGTCGCCGGACGGTCGTCGTCTCGCGTTCGTCCGCGGTGACGCGAAGGGCGTCGCGCAGATCTTCGTCGTCGATGCCGGGGGAGGGGAGCCCGTGCAGGTCACGGAAGCCCCGCTCGGGGTGTCGGATGTGACCTGGTCACCGGACGGCGAATCGTTGGCGTTCACGGCACGTGTCCCGGAAAAGGGGCGCTACGGCAGTGTCGAAGGGCTGGAGGCCTCGGCGGAGTCGCCGCGCCACATCACCGGCATCCGCTGGCACTCCAACGGGCTCGGGTACACGCAGGACCGTCCCGCACACCTGTTCATCGTTCCGGCGCCTGCCACCGACTCCGAGCCGGCGTACGAACCCGCCGCCGCCGTGCGCCCCGAGGGTGTCGAAGCGCCCCGCAAGAAGCTGGTGCCGGCTGCCGCGACGCAGCTGACGGAGGGCACGGCATCGCACTTCGGTGCTGTCTTCACGGGCGACGGCGCCGAGCTGCTCACCGTCGTCGACGAGATCGAGCGCGACCGTCGCGATCTGCGCTCGCGCCTCGTCGCGGTGTCGGCCGACGGCTCCGGACAGCGCGAGGTGCTCGGCCGCGAGGCGAACCTCACCCTGAACGACCTGTTCATCACGGCCGACGGCACGATCGCGGTTCTCGGCGACGACGTCGGCGCGGACGGCATCGACTTCATCGCCCCGGGCGTGTCGCTGTGGCTGCTCGAGGATACCGGTCCGCGTCGGCTCACCGATCCCGACACCATTGATCTCGGCGAGGTCGGCAGCCACATCGGCGAGGTCGGCGAGGACTTCCTCGTGCAGGACCGCAGCCGTGGACGCGTCCGTCTGCTGCGGATCACCCGCACCGGGGAGATCACCGAGCTCATCGGCGGCGACGTCGAGGTCAACGGCCACGCGGCCGCGGGGCAGCGGATCGTGGCGTCGGTGTCGCTGCCCGCGTCCTACGGCGAACTCGTGCTGGTCGACGGCGGTGCGATGCGCACGCTCACGGCCTTCGGCGCCGGAGCCGAGGCATCCGGTGTCGCGGCTCCGCAGGAGCTGACGGTCCAGGGCCGCGACGGATATCCGGTGCACGGCTGGGTCGCGCGGCCGGCAGGGGAGGGGCCGCACCCGGTCATCCTCCAGATCCACGGCGGACCATATGCCACGTACGGCATACATCTGTTCGATGAGACGCAGGTCCTCGTCGACGCGGGCTACGCGGTCGTGTACTGCAACCCGCGCGGGTCAGCCGGGTACGGACGGGCTCATGGCCGCAGCATCCGTCAGGCGATGGGCACAGTGGACTTCGCCGACGTGATCGATTTCCTCGACGGAGCGATCGCGGCAGATCCGGCACTGGACGGTGCGCACGTCGGCGTGCAGGGCGGCTCCTACGGCGGCTACCTCACCGCATGGGTCATCGCTCACGACCACCGGTTCGCCGGCGCGATCGTGGAGCGCGGTTTCCTGGATCCGATCTCGTTCCAGGGCACCAGCGACATCGGATCGTTCTTCGGCGACGAGTACGTCGGAACGGATGCCGCGGCCATCGCCCGCCAGAGCCCCATGGCGGTGGTGGACCAGGTCACCACGCCGACCTTCGTCATCCATTCCGAGCTGGACTTCCGATGCCCGCTCGAGCAGGCGACGCGGTACTACATGGGCCTCAAGCGCGCCGGAACCGAAGCCGAGATGCTCGTGTTCCCAGGAGAGAACCACGAGCTGACGCGCGGAGGACAGCCGCGCCACCGTGTGGAGCGCTTCGACGCCATCCTCGACTGGTGGAAGCGCAAGCTGCCCGTCGGCGGCTGA
- a CDS encoding rolling circle replication-associated protein, with protein MRAVGAAIPQVEDREQWRSKYAHTAAATFLDIGPGVVRIRQTRPGQEDHERDLTWEARRRNVDAAVAQLHGIYHDSMALLNDVDMEVLTAPDPVRRAVRGRPSKATRGKIVGWSNKSRNRMRIRLNQLDWAPLFESGNEPALVTLTLPGDWLTVAPTPAAYKALIDRFKIYYDRAWGERPRGVWKQEFQRRGAPHTHILMTPPAGVAKGHLELEFPQWLSRTWANIVNHPDPDEYARHVKAGTGVDYVGDGYRDPRRIASYFAKHGTFNDKEYQNDMPTAWRDQIANGEAGTQFWGVWRLEKAVAVLQLNDAGSTTIESLIDPFGVSRIFDARVCALSAIALGGFIGPSSGIHWWEKARDSAPGSRSH; from the coding sequence ATGCGCGCCGTCGGTGCCGCTATTCCCCAGGTTGAAGATCGGGAGCAGTGGCGGTCGAAGTACGCGCACACCGCCGCAGCAACGTTCCTTGACATCGGCCCGGGCGTCGTGCGCATCCGCCAGACTCGCCCCGGCCAAGAAGATCATGAGCGAGATCTCACCTGGGAAGCTCGTCGACGAAACGTCGATGCCGCTGTGGCGCAGCTCCACGGGATCTACCATGACTCCATGGCGCTACTTAATGATGTGGATATGGAAGTCCTGACGGCTCCCGATCCGGTGCGTCGCGCGGTCCGAGGTCGCCCCTCGAAAGCCACGCGCGGCAAGATCGTGGGATGGTCGAACAAGTCGCGAAACCGTATGCGGATTCGGCTCAATCAGTTGGATTGGGCACCGCTCTTCGAGTCGGGCAATGAACCTGCTCTTGTCACGCTTACCCTTCCTGGCGACTGGCTCACGGTGGCACCGACTCCTGCCGCATACAAGGCTCTGATCGATCGCTTCAAGATCTACTACGACCGTGCTTGGGGTGAGCGTCCCCGTGGTGTGTGGAAGCAGGAGTTCCAGCGTCGCGGCGCGCCGCACACGCACATCCTGATGACGCCTCCAGCAGGCGTGGCTAAAGGCCACCTCGAGCTTGAGTTTCCGCAGTGGCTCTCTCGCACCTGGGCCAACATCGTGAATCACCCGGATCCGGATGAGTACGCGCGCCATGTGAAGGCGGGAACCGGCGTCGACTACGTCGGAGACGGCTATCGCGATCCGCGCCGCATCGCGAGCTACTTTGCGAAGCACGGCACGTTCAACGACAAGGAGTACCAGAACGACATGCCGACCGCCTGGCGCGATCAGATCGCCAACGGTGAGGCCGGTACTCAGTTCTGGGGCGTGTGGCGCTTGGAAAAAGCCGTCGCCGTTCTTCAGCTAAACGACGCAGGTAGCACAACAATCGAAAGTTTGATTGACCCATTCGGCGTGTCGCGTATTTTCGATGCCCGAGTATGTGCATTATCGGCAATAGCCCTTGGTGGATTCATAGGGCCATCCTCCGGGATCCACTGGTGGGAGAAAGCGCGTGATTCCGCACCAGGAAGCCGCTCGCACTGA
- a CDS encoding dihydrofolate reductase family protein, giving the protein MRPLRYSINVTLDGCCHHEAGLPPDDESMRYWTAQMARADALLFGRVAYEMMESAWRKPSTGTWPDWVTAWQMPFAETIDGAKKYVVSSTLDRVDWNAELLRGELEKSVRRLKEEPGDGLWVGGVTLPLALADLGLIDEYEFLVQPVLAGHGPTLLAGLRERIQLELVDRQAFRSGAVAMRYRPTRAVA; this is encoded by the coding sequence ATGAGACCGCTTCGATACTCGATCAACGTCACGCTCGACGGGTGTTGCCACCACGAGGCGGGGCTCCCTCCGGACGACGAATCCATGCGCTACTGGACCGCTCAGATGGCGCGAGCCGACGCCCTGCTCTTCGGCCGAGTGGCCTACGAGATGATGGAGTCCGCGTGGCGGAAGCCGTCCACGGGCACGTGGCCTGACTGGGTGACGGCGTGGCAGATGCCGTTCGCCGAGACCATCGACGGGGCGAAGAAGTACGTCGTGTCGAGCACGCTGGACAGGGTCGATTGGAATGCCGAGCTGCTACGCGGCGAACTGGAGAAGAGCGTTCGACGGCTCAAGGAGGAGCCAGGCGACGGCCTGTGGGTAGGTGGCGTGACACTCCCCCTTGCGCTGGCAGATCTAGGGCTGATCGACGAATACGAGTTCCTCGTGCAGCCGGTCCTTGCCGGACACGGGCCGACGCTGCTCGCGGGTCTGCGCGAGCGCATCCAGCTGGAGCTCGTGGATCGCCAGGCGTTCCGGTCAGGGGCAGTCGCCATGCGATACCGGCCCACGCGAGCTGTGGCTTGA
- a CDS encoding HdeD family acid-resistance protein: MTTASPAEKSAVNGIRTALGVGGVIALIVGILILVWPGKTAAVVVAIIAIYAIAGGLVYAGLGIFAKGMGGWARVGHILLGIVFIIAGIVAFVNLQAATGWFGVFLGILVGIMWIVEGIVSLTTLGDAASKGWTIFFAIISIIAGIVLLFSPLWGAVVLWWLLGISLIVLGIIQIVRAFTWGKGASV, translated from the coding sequence ATGACTACTGCATCCCCCGCAGAGAAATCTGCCGTCAACGGCATTCGGACGGCGCTCGGCGTCGGTGGCGTCATCGCCCTCATCGTCGGAATCCTGATTCTCGTCTGGCCCGGTAAGACCGCGGCCGTCGTAGTGGCGATCATCGCCATCTACGCGATCGCCGGCGGACTGGTGTACGCCGGCCTCGGCATCTTCGCCAAGGGCATGGGTGGCTGGGCTCGTGTGGGTCACATCCTCCTGGGCATCGTCTTCATCATCGCCGGTATCGTCGCGTTCGTGAACCTGCAGGCAGCGACCGGATGGTTCGGCGTCTTCCTCGGAATCCTCGTCGGAATCATGTGGATCGTCGAGGGCATCGTCTCGCTGACGACGCTGGGCGACGCGGCTTCCAAGGGCTGGACGATCTTCTTCGCGATCATCAGCATCATCGCCGGTATCGTCCTGCTCTTCTCCCCCCTCTGGGGCGCTGTCGTGCTCTGGTGGCTGCTGGGCATCTCGCTCATCGTTCTGGGCATCATCCAGATCGTGCGTGCATTCACCTGGGGTAAGGGCGCGTCCGTCTGA
- a CDS encoding dihydrofolate reductase family protein codes for MTRAIFYTATTLNGFLADDDDSLEWLFVVPPGESREGDFQRFLDGVGVLVQGSSTYEWVVEHEGLVEHPEKWPEYYGSRPTFVFTSRDLPGVPGADVRFVSGSVADAWQEITDAADGRDAWVVGGGDLAGQFVDAGLLDEIRVSVAPVTLTSGKPLLPRNLPADRLELVSVAQVGQFAELSYRVTAPSE; via the coding sequence ATGACGCGCGCGATCTTCTACACGGCCACGACTCTCAACGGCTTCCTCGCGGACGACGACGACTCCCTCGAGTGGCTGTTCGTCGTTCCGCCCGGAGAGAGCCGTGAGGGCGACTTCCAGCGCTTCCTCGACGGTGTCGGAGTCCTCGTGCAGGGTTCGTCGACCTACGAGTGGGTCGTCGAACACGAGGGGCTCGTCGAGCACCCCGAGAAGTGGCCGGAGTACTACGGCTCTCGTCCGACCTTCGTGTTCACTAGCCGCGATCTGCCGGGGGTGCCCGGCGCCGATGTGCGCTTCGTTTCCGGCTCGGTCGCGGACGCGTGGCAGGAGATCACGGATGCCGCGGACGGGCGTGACGCATGGGTCGTGGGTGGCGGCGATCTGGCGGGTCAGTTCGTGGATGCCGGACTGTTGGACGAGATCCGCGTGTCCGTGGCGCCCGTGACGTTGACGTCAGGCAAGCCGCTCCTCCCCCGCAACCTGCCTGCCGATCGACTCGAACTGGTCTCCGTCGCGCAGGTCGGGCAGTTCGCGGAGCTCAGCTACCGTGTGACCGCGCCGAGCGAGTGA
- a CDS encoding LLM class flavin-dependent oxidoreductase, with protein MTDQNLAAIELGLDTFGDVTRDSAGELLSDAQTIRNVVDQAVLADEVGVAFFGVGEHHRPEFAISSPEIVLAAAAARTKNIHLGTAVTVLSSDDPVRLFERFATLDAISNGRAEVILGRGSFIESFPLFGYELSDYEVLFEEKLDLFTQLLTEKPVTWQGTTRASLTDADVFPKTEGGLKAWIGVGGSPESVVRTARHGLGLMLAIIGGPSARFRPFVDLYHRSLAEFGRDTLPVGVHSPGHVAATDQQAWDEAYEGFQAMHNTIGRERGWPPYSRMRFQHDVGPEGSTYVGSPETVARKIVDTVRTLGASRFDMKFATGTLSHEKMMTSIELYGTKVIPLVRDMLS; from the coding sequence ATGACTGATCAGAATCTCGCCGCCATCGAACTCGGTCTCGACACGTTCGGCGATGTCACCCGCGACAGCGCGGGGGAGTTGCTCAGCGACGCGCAGACCATCCGCAACGTCGTGGACCAGGCGGTGCTCGCCGATGAAGTGGGTGTCGCGTTCTTCGGTGTGGGGGAGCACCACCGTCCCGAGTTCGCCATCTCCAGCCCCGAGATCGTGCTGGCCGCCGCGGCCGCCCGCACCAAGAACATCCACCTGGGAACAGCCGTCACGGTGCTGTCGTCCGACGACCCGGTGCGCCTGTTCGAGCGCTTCGCGACGCTCGACGCGATCTCGAACGGGCGAGCCGAGGTCATCCTCGGACGCGGCTCGTTCATCGAGTCCTTTCCCCTGTTCGGCTACGAGCTGAGCGACTACGAGGTGCTCTTCGAGGAGAAGCTCGACCTGTTCACCCAGCTGCTCACCGAGAAGCCGGTGACCTGGCAGGGCACCACCCGAGCCTCGCTCACCGACGCCGATGTCTTCCCCAAGACCGAGGGCGGGCTGAAGGCGTGGATCGGCGTCGGCGGATCGCCGGAGTCGGTCGTGCGCACAGCCCGTCACGGGCTCGGACTCATGCTCGCGATCATCGGCGGACCGTCGGCGCGGTTCCGGCCGTTCGTCGACCTCTACCACCGGTCACTGGCGGAGTTCGGACGGGACACCCTGCCCGTCGGCGTGCACTCGCCCGGGCACGTCGCCGCCACGGACCAGCAGGCGTGGGATGAAGCGTACGAAGGGTTCCAGGCGATGCACAACACGATCGGACGCGAGCGCGGGTGGCCTCCCTACAGCCGGATGCGCTTCCAGCACGACGTCGGCCCCGAGGGTTCGACCTACGTCGGATCCCCGGAGACGGTCGCGCGCAAGATCGTCGACACAGTGCGCACGCTCGGCGCGTCCCGATTCGACATGAAGTTCGCCACCGGAACGCTGTCGCACGAGAAGATGATGACCTCCATCGAGCTGTACGGCACGAAGGTCATCCCGCTCGTCCGCGACATGCTCTCCTGA
- a CDS encoding oxygenase MpaB family protein — protein sequence MPQQESTLRTAQDQPRQDDGYFGPDSVSWRLFADPSSKLGGVAAILLQALNPGMMRLFAGTSDFFADAEGRAERTSRYIDTITYGDTAHADAAGASVRRMHSHAKWTDPQTGIAYAADEPAWLEWTHNTVSWGVLRAAELYGPELSRAEQDRFVLEQHKAAELAGVDTTNLARTWAELTAYIDGQQDWMALTLDAATLARGLRKPSLRGNPIAVWIGVVIQDGIIAVMPEWAQNLYGIEGRPMNLRGAARTTKRMVAAARKRDRVDAAIVRITSQVETHPYRKVRARPAASRS from the coding sequence ATGCCTCAGCAAGAATCCACCCTTCGTACTGCCCAGGATCAGCCGCGTCAGGACGACGGCTATTTCGGCCCGGACAGTGTGAGCTGGCGCCTGTTCGCCGATCCGTCTTCCAAGCTCGGGGGAGTGGCGGCGATCCTGCTGCAGGCACTCAATCCGGGCATGATGCGCCTGTTCGCCGGGACCAGCGATTTCTTCGCCGACGCCGAGGGCCGCGCTGAGCGCACGAGCCGCTACATCGACACGATCACGTACGGCGACACGGCGCACGCGGATGCCGCCGGCGCCTCGGTGCGCCGTATGCACAGCCACGCGAAGTGGACCGACCCGCAGACCGGCATCGCCTACGCCGCGGATGAACCCGCGTGGCTCGAGTGGACCCACAACACAGTGTCGTGGGGTGTCCTGCGCGCCGCCGAGCTGTACGGCCCGGAGCTCTCACGCGCCGAGCAGGACCGTTTCGTGCTCGAGCAGCACAAGGCCGCCGAACTCGCCGGTGTCGACACCACGAACCTGGCCAGGACGTGGGCCGAGCTCACCGCCTACATCGACGGTCAGCAGGACTGGATGGCGCTGACGCTGGATGCGGCGACGCTCGCTCGCGGCCTGCGCAAGCCCAGCCTGCGCGGCAACCCGATCGCGGTGTGGATCGGCGTCGTGATCCAGGACGGCATCATCGCGGTCATGCCGGAATGGGCGCAGAACCTCTACGGCATCGAGGGGCGCCCGATGAACCTGCGCGGAGCGGCCCGCACCACCAAGCGCATGGTCGCCGCGGCGCGCAAGCGCGACCGGGTCGACGCCGCCATCGTGCGGATCACCAGCCAGGTCGAAACCCACCCGTACCGGAAGGTGCGTGCCCGACCCGCGGCATCCCGATCCTGA
- a CDS encoding SGNH/GDSL hydrolase family protein yields MASVRYVAIGDSFTEGVGDELPDGRVRGWADLVAQGWADASGDVVEYANLAIRGKLVWPIIEQQLEPALALKPTHLSFNGGGNDMLRPRTDVAWIVDAFDHVLRRCDEEGVQLILLSGANPAGQLPLGRLVQRRGDALSAAVVTRFDERPDVIRALNWPDHELSTPPYWSDDRLHMNSRGHHRVAARVVDALGFDPPVDWWSLPTLPEVEQLRGRAYYREHVGPWVRRRLTGTSSGDGREPKFGVWTPIEPAHA; encoded by the coding sequence GTGGCATCCGTAAGGTACGTGGCGATCGGCGACTCCTTCACCGAGGGGGTCGGGGACGAGCTCCCCGACGGTCGCGTGCGCGGCTGGGCGGACCTTGTGGCACAGGGATGGGCGGATGCCTCGGGCGACGTCGTCGAATATGCGAACCTCGCCATCCGCGGCAAGCTCGTCTGGCCCATCATCGAGCAGCAACTCGAACCCGCGCTCGCGCTGAAACCCACGCACCTGTCGTTCAACGGCGGTGGCAACGACATGCTCCGTCCGCGCACGGACGTCGCGTGGATCGTGGACGCGTTCGACCACGTGCTGCGCCGATGCGACGAGGAGGGCGTGCAGTTGATCCTCCTGTCGGGTGCCAACCCGGCTGGCCAGCTGCCGCTCGGGCGTCTCGTCCAGCGCCGCGGCGATGCGCTGTCGGCAGCGGTGGTCACACGATTCGACGAGCGTCCGGACGTCATTCGCGCCCTGAACTGGCCGGACCACGAGTTGAGCACGCCGCCCTACTGGTCGGACGATCGCCTGCACATGAACAGCCGCGGACACCACCGCGTCGCGGCCCGTGTCGTGGACGCACTCGGCTTCGACCCGCCGGTGGACTGGTGGTCACTGCCGACGCTGCCTGAGGTCGAGCAGCTCCGCGGGCGCGCCTACTACCGCGAGCACGTCGGGCCATGGGTGCGACGCCGTCTCACCGGCACTTCGTCGGGCGACGGGCGGGAGCCGAAGTTCGGCGTCTGGACGCCGATCGAGCCCGCCCACGCCTGA
- a CDS encoding phosphoribosyltransferase codes for MTIFADRAAAGQELVASLEQWRDSDAVVFGIPRGGVVVAAEVARALGLPLVAAVVRKLGAPSHEEFAVGAIAEGVRVINPDAVRAGHVTPEQLDFIEDMERVELARRMLLFGTGSDTLAGAVAIVIDDGIATGATAWAACHSLRMRGAERIVLAVPVAPADWRPDIATADEYVCPHAREDFWAVGQYYDDFTQTTDEEVARLLARDLFE; via the coding sequence GTGACCATCTTCGCGGATCGCGCGGCGGCGGGACAGGAGCTCGTGGCGTCGCTGGAACAGTGGCGGGATTCGGACGCCGTGGTGTTCGGCATCCCCCGTGGCGGTGTCGTGGTCGCGGCCGAGGTGGCGCGTGCCCTGGGGTTGCCTCTGGTGGCGGCGGTGGTGCGCAAGCTGGGTGCTCCCTCGCACGAGGAGTTCGCGGTCGGAGCGATCGCCGAGGGGGTGCGCGTGATCAACCCGGATGCGGTGCGTGCCGGTCATGTGACGCCCGAGCAGCTCGACTTCATCGAGGACATGGAGCGGGTCGAGCTGGCACGGCGCATGCTTCTGTTCGGCACCGGGAGTGACACTCTCGCCGGCGCCGTGGCGATCGTGATCGACGACGGCATCGCGACGGGGGCCACGGCATGGGCCGCGTGCCACTCGCTGCGGATGCGTGGAGCTGAGCGCATCGTACTCGCGGTGCCGGTCGCCCCCGCCGATTGGCGGCCGGACATCGCAACGGCCGACGAGTACGTCTGCCCGCACGCCCGCGAGGACTTTTGGGCGGTCGGCCAGTACTACGACGACTTCACCCAGACCACAGACGAAGAGGTCGCGCGCCTGCTGGCACGCGACCTCTTCGAGTGA